A window of Malania oleifera isolate guangnan ecotype guangnan chromosome 2, ASM2987363v1, whole genome shotgun sequence genomic DNA:
CCCTCTCCCTCCGGTGGCGACTTCTATTGGCTATTTCCCATCTATCTCCCCTGCATCATTCTTCAAGAAAATCCATCACACCCCGTCAACAAATGTTCATTGCAGAGTTGGGAGTAGCAATCTGGGTGGTTTTCTTGATCTGCAAACCGAATCGAAACCCGAGTTCTTGGATATTGATCTCTCATGCCTTGACCAGGCTGATCGGTGCCAATTCGATGTGATTGTGATTGGTGCTGGCCCGGCTGGTCTCCGACTTGCAGAGCTTGTATCTAGCCATGGAGTTCGAGCATGCTGCATTGATCCTTCTCCTCGTGCTATGTGGCTCAACAACTATGGTGTTTGGGTTGATGAATTTGAGAGCTTAAGGCTTCAGGATTGCTTGGACAAGACGTGGCCTATGACCTGTGTTTTTATCAATGATCACAAGACCAAGTACCTAGATCGTGCCTACGGTCGGGTTGGTAGGAAAGAATTGAAGACTAAATTACTGCAAGGTTGCATCGCCAATGGAGTTAAGTTCCATAAGGCCAAGGTTTGGGAAGTGAAGCATCGGGAATTTGTGTCTTTAGTTAAATGTGATGATGGGAAGGAGCTGAAAGGAAGCTTAATCGTAGATGCTAGTGGCTTTGCAAGCACTTTTATTGAGTACAACAAGCCAAGAAACCATGGCTATCAGATCGCTCATGGGATTTTAGTTGAAGTAGATAATCACCCCTTTGATTTGGATAAAATGGTTCTCATGGACTGGAGAGATTCTCATTTGGGTAATGAACCTTATTTGCGCACTGATAATTCGAGATTCCCAACCTTTCTATATGCAATGCCATTCAATTCAAACTTAATATTCCTAGAAGAGACCTCTCTAGTTAGCCGGCCTGTGTTATCTTATATGGAGGTGAAGGGAAGGATGATAGCGAGGCTGAGGCACCTTGGTATTAAAGTGAAGAGGGTCTTAGAGGATGAGAAGTGTCTGATTCCCATGGGAGGGCCTTTGCCTCAAATTCCTCAGGAGGTGGTGGGAATTGGTGGGACAGCTGGACTGGTTCATCCCTCAACTGGATACATGGTGGCTCGAACCCTGGCTCTCGCGCCAGTCCTTGCGGATGCCATTGCAGAGTGCCTTGGTTCAACTCGGATGATTAGAGGGAATCCACTTTATCACAAAGTGTGGAGTGGCTTATGGCCTATAGAGAGGAAATATACTAGGGAATTCTATACTTTCGGAATGGAAACTCTGTTGAAGCTTGATTTGAATGGGACAAGAAGGTTCTTTGATGCTTTCTTTGATTTGGATCCTTACTACTGGCAAGGGTTTCTCTCCTCGAGATTGTCCCTTGCAGAACTTGCTTTCCTGAGCTTATCTCTGTTTGGACGTGCCTCAAACATGTCCAGGTTTGATATTGTTACGAAATGTCCTATTCCATTGGTTAAAATGATGGGTAATCTAGCACTTGACTCCTTCTGACCTATGGAAGGTCGCAACAACTTTCATCATGTTGTAGATTCAACAAAATGAGTCATATATTATACTTGGGAAAAAATTACTGGtatataaatgtgtgtgtgtgtgtgtatattggAATTTCTATTTTGAGAAAGAATACACTGCATCTAACCAAACGGCAAGGGGAGCTTTTGGTAGATGCAGCTGATCATTAACTGCATTGGGCTATCAACAGAGGATGGtttcaaaaaaaaatagaaagcaaCTCATAACAAAATTATCCCAGCTCATTTTTCAAAACTATCATTAAGCATGATTTGAAATTGGACAGTTTTCAATTTCCATGATGAACCCTCCAAAGAGAACTTTTATTGCATTCTTAAAACAGAAATTACAAGAACTTGAGAGTGAAATAGAGAAACAGAGAGCGAGCATAATTGGTAATGACATCTTATCAACGATCTCTAGCACAAGCACATTACAGCAAGCTATTGATAGTCAAACTACTAAACTAGAATGCAGATTTGAGCCATTAATGGTGCATCTATCCTCGTGGAGGGAATCCATAGGCTGGGGGTGGACTTGTTGGGGGCATGTAGACTGGTGGAGGGGAGGCAGGAGGCTGGTAAATGGGTGGAGGTCTTGAAACAGGGGGTGGAGACTTTGGTGGCCGATAGACTGGTGGAGGTTTGTGTGATGGTGGAGGTAAGGAAGGAGGCTGGTACGTTGGTGGAGATTTTGGTGGTAAATAAGATGGAGTGGGTGCTGGAGGTACTATTGGAGGGCTATAGGTGGGAGTTGGGGGAGGAACATAACTTGGCGGAGATGGTATTGACACTGGTGGTGGTTGATAACTTGGTGTTGGATGGGGTTTCTGAACTGGTGGTGGGGTTGGGGGCTTATATACTGGAGGTAGGGTGACTGGAGGCCTATATGTTGGCGGAGTTGGGGGTTTATGTAGTGGCGGTTGTTTAATGGGAGGCCTATATGTTGGTGGAGTTGGGTGCTTATGCACTGGTGGTGGTTTAATAGGAGGCCTATATGTTGGTGGAGTTGGGGTGGTGGGAGGCTTGTATGTTGGTGGATTTGGGGGCTTATATACTGGAGGTGGGGTGCTGGGAGGCCTGTACGTTGGTGGAGTTGGGGGTTTGTAAACTGGTGGTGGTTTAATGGGAGGCTTATATGTTGGTGGAGTTGGGGGTTTATGCACTGGAGGTGGTTTGATGGGAGGCCTATATGTCGGTGGAGTCGGGGGCTTATATACAGGGGGTGGGGTGATGGGAGGCCTATATTTCGGTGGAGTTGGGGGTTTATAAATTGGTGGTTTAGTGGGAGGCGTATATGTTGGTGGAGTTGGGGGCTTATGAACTGGTGGTGGTTTAGTGGAAGGAGGCTTATATGTAGGTGGACTTGGGGGCTTATAAACTGGTGGTGGGGTGCTGGGAGGCCTGTACGTTGGTGGAGTTGGGGGTTTGTAAACTGGTGGTGGTTTAATGGGAGGCTTATATGTTGGTGGAGTTGGGGGTTTATGCACTGGAGGTGGTTTGATGGGAGGCCTATATGTTGGTGGAGTCGGGGGCTTATATACAGTGGGTGGGGTGATGGGAGGCCTATATTTTGGTGGAGTTGGGGGTTTATAAATTGGTGGTTTAGTGGGAGGCGTATATGTTGGTGGAGTGGAGGGCTTATGAACTGGTGGTGGTTTAGTGGAAGGAGGCTTATATGTAGGTGGACTCGGGGGCTTATAAACTGGTGGTGGTTTAGTGGAAGGAGGCTTATAGGTCGGTGGAGTTGGGGGCTTATGAACTGGTGGTGGTTTAGCGGAAGGAGGCTTATATGTAGGTGAACATGGGGGCTTATGAACTGGTGGTGGTTTAGTGGAAGGAGGCTTATATGAAGGTGGACTTGGGGGCTTATAAACTGGTGGTGGTTTAGTGGTAGGAGGCTTATATGTCGGTGGAGATGGGGGCTTGTTTATGGGAGGCCTATATGTTGGTGGAGTTGGGGGCTTCTGCACTGGAGGCTTATATACTGGAGGTGGGGTGATGGGAGGGCTGTATTTTGGTGGACTTGGGGGTTTATGCACTGGTGGTGGTTTAATTGGAGGCCTATATGTTGGTGGAGTTGGGGGCTTTTGCACTGGCGGCCTATGTGTTGGTGGAGCTGGGGGTTTGTGCACTGGTGGTTTAGTTGGAGGCTTGTATGTTGGTGGAGTTGGGGGTTTATACACTGGTGGAGGGGGCTTATGTGTTGGTGGTCTATATGTTGGTGGGGATGGTGGTTTTTGTACTGGAGGCTTGTATGTAGGTGGAGTTGGACTTGGGGGTTTATATGTTGGCGGGGATGGTGGTTTTTGTACCGGAGGCTTGTATGTAGGTGGAGTTGGACTTGGGGGTTTATATGTTGGTGGGGATGGTGGTTTTTGTACTGGAGGCTTGTATGTAGGCGGAGTTGGACTTGGGGGTTTATATGTTGGTGGGGAAGGTGGTTTCTGTACTGGAGGCTTGTATGTGGGTGGGGATGGTGGTTTATGTTCTGGAGGTTTATATGTGGGTGGGGTAGGGGGTTTGTACAGTGGCGGTGGGCTAATGGGCGGCCTGTATGTGGGCGGTGGGGGCAGGGGAGGGCTATAAACTGGCGGAGATGGTGACGGCATGGGAGGTGGTTGATAATTCGGTGGCGTTGGAGGCCTCTCAACCGGTGGCTTTCCTATCGGCGGAGGCTTATAAATGGGCACTGGTGGCGGCTTGTGGTGATGGAACGGTGGGTGTGAGGGCGGTTTTTGCTTGGGTGGAGGTGTTGCAACAGGCGGTGCAGGCCCATAGACCGGCTGCACAGGTGGCGGAGGAACTCCATAAGCTGGCAGCGGACTGAAACCGAAGTGATCGATGCCGATTCTGATACGGTTTCCCAGACCTCCATCCGCAGAGCCCGAAACCAACACATTAGACAAAACTAGACAGAAGAAAACCAGCCATGCCTTCCAGCAGCACCCTGCAGCCTTCATACTGGTAAGCATTGCAAATTTTCTGTTTGCATGCTAAGCTTAGATCTGAGTTTGGAAGAGAGATGAATTTAAAGGGGCAGATTTCGCGGCAGCTGAGGTAGGCATTTTGCTGTATGTGTCAAAATCAATGTATAGTTGCATGGTTCTTCCGCACAGGCGTCCTCCTCCTGTTGAATCCATGTGAACGTGTACAAAAGAACACGGGCTTTGATGGTGCAATAATTCctgcttttttatttttcagtaaaTCAACACTTCTCATTTATTTAGTTAGTTTCTCAGAATTGATTTCTTTTGTTGATCTTTGACCACTGAGGTGTTTGGGAGGATAGACCATAGAGTTATAAGAGATGTTCTTTATGGAGGTGAACTTTGAATTTATgattttatagtttttctaaaatataagaatttttttttttgttttcagttTTCGTAAATTTTTACGAGAACTTCGCAAACAATAAGATTATATTTTGTTTGCATAATTTCTATTCTTAGGCAATAGAGTTAAGAATAGGAGTAGTCTTAATATAGATTTGTTAGCTTTtcgggaaaaaaaattatattgttttaaatttttgcatacaaatattaaaaattaaataaataaggttttatttttgtatttctttgaaaaagtaaaaataaaaaatatgtattttttctaTAACCAAACTAACCCTTACAAATTTGTGTTATTAATATAatcaaaacataaaataagataagaataaatatttttatgatgatattgaaaaatagtcattttttatttaaattttttttatagtcATTCTCttaaagatgttttttttttttttttgcttttgtaaATTATAAAATTCTTATACTAATATCATTTTATTCCTATTAACGGATGTTATATCAATCAAAAGGCTCAAAATGtaatttaaagagatatttttttaCTTATTGtgtattgaaaaaataaaaatgacccgacattttttataatttcttaaaaattaaaaaataaaataattttttcacaatcaaatatattttaatttttaaaattaataaattcgaATGCTagagaataaaaaattatattttatttttgtcaaatTCAACAAAACTCCAAATTTAGAGCTGGAGAACATAAGATCCAAACGCTGCCTCTCCaagtatattatttttgggattttttaatTAGCCCAAGTTGGTTGTGGCAGTGATATGACGGGACACGTTACAGGCTAAGTTGGTGTGGCTGCATGCATGCAACCGTTTGATGTAATAAAGGAGTGGTTATGATGCACGAAACGGGAgtggagatggagatggagacgTGAGATATTTTGCTTGTTTCGTAGCGTACTAGCGTTCAGACCCAAGGCATAAATGGGTCTGGAATGCCTGGTCGGGCTTCTCGGTGATGAGACCCATGGATCTTTTAGTCGGGTCCTTGGATTTTTGAATGGAGTGACTGAGAGGGGGGGAGGGAGGAGGACAAAAGTATACGGTTAGAAACGAATCAAGCTGCTTTTAAGCGAATTGAGAGCTCCAATCGATAAGGGTTCGTTTGAATTCTTTTATTATCTAAAGAGAAAGTCTCAAGCCTAATTTTTAAACTTGATTTATGAACGAGTTGAGCATGAGTACAGTCAGGCTTAAGTTGTTTCAGCTCGTGAGCGACTTGAAAACTAACTTGAACGGGCTAGTTTATTAGACTCCTTAAGGAGCTCGATAATGAGTTCGTTAAGTTGATTCGATCGCAAGAGTTCAATATTGACCCAACTCTGTAAGAAGAAAGGCACAAATCTGAAtccaaataaaataaatggatgaaattgttattattaggtcatttataaaattttagctcGAGCTCGAGCGTGAACCTGAGTCTACAAAATGAGTCAAGCTTGAGTATAAGTTGGAGCCGAGCTCAAGCTTGACTTTCTAAGCTCAAATCGAGCCGAGCCTGAGCTTGTAGCCCTACACAAGTATATAACAATTGATTATTTGCTACGAGACTTTTGACTAAGGGAaaaaaattttattgtattttttagtTAAAACAggtaaataatataaaattttgcaATTGAAAAGTGAAATATAAATTGTTGGTGCAGATATTGATTTAGAGATACAAATTATCATTCCTCCAAACTGAATGCTCTACTTCCAAGGTTGAACAAGAAGGTTGACAAAATGAATAAACATGTTAGATTGTTAATGTTGTATttatgtgtggctcttatacttggtaggaatcacaaacaaaggaaggaaaaaaTGAGATAGAGGTCTTCTTGTGCTGGCATTAGGAaacttgtcgacgaatgccctgtgcttgttgacgagtagataccgagagtcagAAAATCTTAAAATTAAAGACTCGTTGATGAGAGGATAGACTCGTTGACAAGTGGGTCtctttgactcgtcgacgaatcccttgttctTGTCGATGAGTGCGCATGGACTGcgagaagaaattcaaattttgaatttgaacattggggtggttgggtaattggagggaaatcTCCAAAGGAAACTCTATTTATCCCTATCTAAGGGTATTATGAGACATGAGAGATAtttttgtgaagtgtattgtatattctcaaatttcttagtgaaatttttgtgtcgattgcttccgtggatgtaggctatgCCGAACCACATACATCTTGTTGTTATGCTTGTTATTTCATGTTTTCTAGTTGAGTTTGATTTGCTTGTTGCGTTTTTATTCCGCTGCATATCCTATATTTGATCCATTATTGCAATAAATTGGTATAAGAGAGATTGTTGATATGGCTtcgggatcatcttctgcaagatttgacttcgtcaaatttgatggaactgagAACTTTGGTTTTTgatagaggagagtgaaggatatacttgtgcaacaaggaatgactatgGCTTTACTTGACGTTCAACCAATTGGAATGGATGAAGCAACATAGGGAGAATTAGAAGCAAAGGCCATTTCTATAATACGCTTGTGTTTGACCGATGAAGTTCTCTAttatgtgatggaggaggattctctagcgGCTATGTGACGAAAGTTAGAAAACCAGTATATGCCTAAATCATtgtcaaataaattttttcttaaacaaaggttgtattagcttaagatggttgagggtTTGGATTTGAATCAACTtatcaacactttcaatcaaattgtgagtgatttggcacgtgttgatgtaaagtttgGGGAGGAAGACAAAACATTGATGCTATTTAATTCCCTACTTGCATCTCAaacttatgagaatttggttacaactctttcATGCGGTAAGGAtagcctgaatttggaagaggtgacaagtgcattgcttggttttcataaaaaaggaaaaatgattaGTAATGAAGCTTCACATGGTGAAAGACTTTGTGGTGAAAAGTAATCAAGAACATGGGAGACGTATGTAACGActtgaaatttcataccattttttttttataaaatataaatagactgaTAATCATTTACTCTAATATCCTTGTAAAGACTACTGGAcaacacctatgcagcggaaaacgtAAAATTCTATAATCACtcacacaataccagaattcaatatctccccaaaatatacatacatatttagaCACCATCCCAGCATCTTTACCCAAAAACTCTTGAATGCTACTCAAGAATACAACTCCctaataacacttaccctacaaacatggtagtgtagacgacctctctacctatgagcctgatctgctcatctagttggatcacctgaaaaatatttgatcactgggatgagacaattctcagtaagaagaaatatgctattactagtgtgcgacaactgagtttacataaataatttgcTGACAAATAACTGAATTGAGATGctatgtaaaatataatactatgTAACACACACCTATGTGActtaaaatacatctgtaatatctgagttttttatttaatcatactgctagtattataatatttcTACTGTtattatgtaaatatatatatatatatatatatatatatatatatatatatatacataaatagtTGTGAAAACCACTATaaaaatctatatgtcatgatataacccctcatgacagggttgtgcggcccataggcgggacttaacaatggttagcctactaggtaagtcaattgAAACTCTACCATCATCAgttcggcctcctcaacccagaatactg
This region includes:
- the LOC131149811 gene encoding capsanthin/capsorubin synthase, chromoplastic-like, with amino-acid sequence MGSSLHPIPLPPVATSIGYFPSISPASFFKKIHHTPSTNVHCRVGSSNLGGFLDLQTESKPEFLDIDLSCLDQADRCQFDVIVIGAGPAGLRLAELVSSHGVRACCIDPSPRAMWLNNYGVWVDEFESLRLQDCLDKTWPMTCVFINDHKTKYLDRAYGRVGRKELKTKLLQGCIANGVKFHKAKVWEVKHREFVSLVKCDDGKELKGSLIVDASGFASTFIEYNKPRNHGYQIAHGILVEVDNHPFDLDKMVLMDWRDSHLGNEPYLRTDNSRFPTFLYAMPFNSNLIFLEETSLVSRPVLSYMEVKGRMIARLRHLGIKVKRVLEDEKCLIPMGGPLPQIPQEVVGIGGTAGLVHPSTGYMVARTLALAPVLADAIAECLGSTRMIRGNPLYHKVWSGLWPIERKYTREFYTFGMETLLKLDLNGTRRFFDAFFDLDPYYWQGFLSSRLSLAELAFLSLSLFGRASNMSRFDIVTKCPIPLVKMMGNLALDSF
- the LOC131149810 gene encoding proline-rich extensin-like protein EPR1, encoding MLTSMKAAGCCWKAWLVFFCLVLSNVLVSGSADGGLGNRIRIGIDHFGFSPLPAYGVPPPPVQPVYGPAPPVATPPPKQKPPSHPPFHHHKPPPVPIYKPPPIGKPPVERPPTPPNYQPPPMPSPSPPVYSPPLPPPPTYRPPISPPPLYKPPTPPTYKPPEHKPPSPPTYKPPVQKPPSPPTYKPPSPTPPTYKPPVQKPPSPPTYKPPSPTPPTYKPPVQKPPSPPTYKPPSPTPPTYKPPVQKPPSPPTYRPPTHKPPPPVYKPPTPPTYKPPTKPPVHKPPAPPTHRPPVQKPPTPPTYRPPIKPPPVHKPPSPPKYSPPITPPPVYKPPVQKPPTPPTYRPPINKPPSPPTYKPPTTKPPPVYKPPSPPSYKPPSTKPPPVHKPPCSPTYKPPSAKPPPVHKPPTPPTYKPPSTKPPPVYKPPSPPTYKPPSTKPPPVHKPSTPPTYTPPTKPPIYKPPTPPKYRPPITPPTVYKPPTPPTYRPPIKPPPVHKPPTPPTYKPPIKPPPVYKPPTPPTYRPPSTPPPVYKPPSPPTYKPPSTKPPPVHKPPTPPTYTPPTKPPIYKPPTPPKYRPPITPPPVYKPPTPPTYRPPIKPPPVHKPPTPPTYKPPIKPPPVYKPPTPPTYRPPSTPPPVYKPPNPPTYKPPTTPTPPTYRPPIKPPPVHKHPTPPTYRPPIKQPPLHKPPTPPTYRPPVTLPPVYKPPTPPPVQKPHPTPSYQPPPVSIPSPPSYVPPPTPTYSPPIVPPAPTPSYLPPKSPPTYQPPSLPPPSHKPPPVYRPPKSPPPVSRPPPIYQPPASPPPVYMPPTSPPPAYGFPPRG